The following proteins are co-located in the Solanum pennellii chromosome 1, SPENNV200 genome:
- the LOC107032276 gene encoding cinnamoyl-CoA reductase 1-like isoform X2: MESKNIGEGKVVCVTGASGYIASWLVKLLLHRGYTVNATVRNLKDTSKVDHLLGLDGANERLHLFEAELLEEQSFDPAVDGCEGVFHTASPVFLTGKSKEELVDPAVKGTLNVLRSCAKSPSVRRVVITSSTASVICNKNMSTPGAVADETWYSDPEFCEERKDWYQLSKTLAEQAAWKFAKENGIDLVTLHPGLVIGPLLQPTLNFSCEAIVNVIKEGKEAWSGGIYRFVDVRDVANAHILAFEVLSANGRYCLVGANGYSSLVLKIVQKLYPSITLPKKRTTKAEEM, from the exons ATGGAAAGTAAGAATATTGGAGAAGGAAAGGTAGTATGTGTAACAGGGGCATCTGGTTACATAGCTTCATGGCTGGTCAAGTTGTTGCTACACCGTGGATATACTGTCAACGCCACTGTTCGCAATCTCA AGGATACAAGTAAAGTGGATCACTTGCTAGGCCTTGATGGAGCTAATGAGAGGCTGCATCTATTCGAAGCAGAGTTACTTGAAGAGCAATCGTTTGATCCTGCTGTTGATGGTTGTGAAGGTGTCTTTCATACAGCTTCACCTGTTTTTCTCACAGGGAAATCTAAG GAGGAACTTGTGGATCCTGCTGTGAAAGGAACGTTAAATGTCCTTCGTTCATGTGCCAAATCACCATCTGTCAGAAGAGTTGTGATAACTTCTTCTACTGCTTCTGttatatgcaataaaaatatgtcaaCCCCTGGTGCTGTGGCTGATGAGACTTGGTATTCAGATCCTGAATTCTGCGAGGAAAGAAAG GATTGGTATCAACTCTCCAAAACGCTGGCTGAGCAGGCTGCTTGGAAATTTGCAAAAGAGAATGGGATTGACTTGGTAACGCTCCATCCAGGTTTAGTCATTGGTCCACTTCTGCAGCCTACGCTCAATTTCTCTTGTGAGGCTATAGTGAACGTCATAAAAGAAG GAAAAGAGGCATGGTCTGGTGGAATATATAGATTTGTTGATGTTAGGGATGTTGCTAATGCACATATTCTAGCCTTTGAGGTTCTTTCAGCAAATGGAAGATATTGTTTAGTTGGGGCAAACGGATACTCTTCTTTGGTTTTGAAGATTGTTCAAAAGCTTTACCCTTCCATCACTCTCCCTAAGAA GAGAACAACAAAGGCCGAAGAGATGTAA
- the LOC107032276 gene encoding cinnamoyl-CoA reductase 1-like isoform X3 has product MESKNIGEGKVVCVTGASGYIASWLVKLLLHRGYTVNATVRNLKDTSKVDHLLGLDGANERLHLFEAELLEEQSFDPAVDGCEGVFHTASPVFLTGKSKEELVDPAVKGTLNVLRSCAKSPSVRRVVITSSTASVICNKNMSTPGAVADETWYSDPEFCEERKDWYQLSKTLAEQAAWKFAKENGIDLVTLHPGLVIGPLLQPTLNFSCEAIVNVIKEGKEAWSGGIYRFVDVRDVANAHILAFEVLSANGRYCLVGANGYSSLVLKIVQKLYPSITLPKNNGKQE; this is encoded by the exons ATGGAAAGTAAGAATATTGGAGAAGGAAAGGTAGTATGTGTAACAGGGGCATCTGGTTACATAGCTTCATGGCTGGTCAAGTTGTTGCTACACCGTGGATATACTGTCAACGCCACTGTTCGCAATCTCA AGGATACAAGTAAAGTGGATCACTTGCTAGGCCTTGATGGAGCTAATGAGAGGCTGCATCTATTCGAAGCAGAGTTACTTGAAGAGCAATCGTTTGATCCTGCTGTTGATGGTTGTGAAGGTGTCTTTCATACAGCTTCACCTGTTTTTCTCACAGGGAAATCTAAG GAGGAACTTGTGGATCCTGCTGTGAAAGGAACGTTAAATGTCCTTCGTTCATGTGCCAAATCACCATCTGTCAGAAGAGTTGTGATAACTTCTTCTACTGCTTCTGttatatgcaataaaaatatgtcaaCCCCTGGTGCTGTGGCTGATGAGACTTGGTATTCAGATCCTGAATTCTGCGAGGAAAGAAAG GATTGGTATCAACTCTCCAAAACGCTGGCTGAGCAGGCTGCTTGGAAATTTGCAAAAGAGAATGGGATTGACTTGGTAACGCTCCATCCAGGTTTAGTCATTGGTCCACTTCTGCAGCCTACGCTCAATTTCTCTTGTGAGGCTATAGTGAACGTCATAAAAGAAG GAAAAGAGGCATGGTCTGGTGGAATATATAGATTTGTTGATGTTAGGGATGTTGCTAATGCACATATTCTAGCCTTTGAGGTTCTTTCAGCAAATGGAAGATATTGTTTAGTTGGGGCAAACGGATACTCTTCTTTGGTTTTGAAGATTGTTCAAAAGCTTTACCCTTCCATCACTCTCCCTAAGAA CAATGGAAAGCAAGAATAG
- the LOC107002941 gene encoding alpha-N-acetylglucosaminidase produces MINLKCWVLLAILSVFLCTTLGSDAVESVLRRLDSKRAQSVVQESAAKGVLQRLLPAHLQSFEFKIISKELCGGRSCFRITNYKSSHRNSPEILIQGTTAVEIASGLHWYLKYKCGAHISWDKTGGVQLASVPKPGALPLVEAKGVTIQRPVPWNYYQNVVTSSYSYVWWDWQRWEKEIDWMALQGINLPLAFTGQEAIWQKVFLDYNITTQELNNFFGGPAFLAWARMGNLHAWGGPLSQNWLNIQLALQKRILSRMQELGMTPVLPSFSGNVPAALKKIFPSANITRLGDWNTVSGDSRWCCTFLLSPSDPLFIEIGEAFIQKQIKEYGHITDIYNCDTFNENTPPTDDPTYISSLGSAVFKAMSKANSNAVWLMQGWLFYSDSKYWKPPQMEALLHSVPRGKMIVLDLFADVKPIWKSSSQFYGTPYIWCMLHNFGGNIEMYGVLDAVASGPIDARTSENSTMVGVGMCMEGIEHNPVVYELMPEMAFRGGNFQLQGWLKSYSRRRYGKVNDQIEAAWEILYHTIYNCTDGIAFHNTDYIVKFPDWDPSGKTETGISGTDMSNQNGMQQLAGFQWNRRFLFSEKSSSLPKPHLWYSTEDVIKALKLFLDAGKELSGSLTYRYDLVDLTRQSLSKLANQVYLDAISALHHEDVKALSLHSQKFLQLIKDIDKLLAADDNFLLGTWLESAKNLAMNSDEMKQYEWNARTQITMWYDNGKYNQSKLHDYANKFWSGLLEAYYLPRASMYFKLLSRSLEEKVDFNLLEWRKEWIAYSNKWQESKELYPVKAKGDPLAIATVLYEKYFS; encoded by the exons atgataaatttgaAGTGTTGGGTTCTTCTTGCAATTCTTTCTGTGTTCCTATGTACAACACTGGGATCAGATGCAGTAGAGTCTGTACTAAGGCGTTTGGATAGCAAACGGGCGCAATCTGTAGTGCAAGAATCTGCAGCTAAGGGTGTTTTGCAGAGGTTACTTCCGGCCCATTTGCAAAGTTTTGAATTTAAGATTATCTCCAAG GAACTTTGTGGTGGAAGAAGCTGCTTTCGTATAACAAATTACAAGAGCTCACACAGAAATTCACCTGAAATTTT AATTCAAGGAACTACAGCTGTTGAAATTGCATCGGGTCTACACTGGTATTTAAAGTACAAGTGTGGAGCTCATATTTCATGGGACAAGACAGGGGGTGTTCAGTTAGCTTCAGTTCCCAAGCCAGGTGCACTGCCTCTTGTAGAAGCGAAAGGAGTGACGATCCAACGGCCAGTACCATGGAACTACTATCAAAATGTTGTCACATCCAGCT ATTCATATGTTTGGTGGGATTGGCAAAGATGGGAGAAAGAGATTGATTGGATGGCACTTCAAGGAATCAACTTACCTCTAGCGTTTACGGGACAAGAAGCTATCTGGCAAAAAGTTTTCTTG GATTATAATATTACTACCCAAGAGTTAAATAATTTCTTCGGTGGACCTGCCTTCCTGGCTTGGGCTCGCATGGGAAACCTACACGC ATGGGGTGGGCCTTTATCTCAAAACTGGTTAAATATTCAGTTAGCATTGCAGAAACGGATATTATCTCGGATGCAGGAGTTAGGCATGACCCCAG TTCTTCCGTCATTCTCTGGAAATGTTCCAGCTGCATTGAAAAAGATATTCCCGTCTGCAAATATCACGAGGCTTGGGGACTG GAACACTGTTAGTGGTGACTCTCGATGGTGTTGTACTTTTCTCCTATCTCCTTCCGATCCCTTATTTATCGAAATTGGAGAGGCATTTATCCAGAAACAGATTAAGG AATACGGACACATCACTGATATCTACAACTG TGATACTTTCAATGAGAACACTCCACCTACTGATGATCCTACATATATTTCATCTCTCGGATCTGCTGTGTTCAAAGCAATGTCAAAAGCAAATAGCAATGCAGTGTGGTTGATGCAA GGTTGGTTATTTTATTCTGACTCCAAATACTGGAAGCCACCACAGATGGAG GCACTTTTACATTCTGTTCCACGTGGGAAGATGATAGTTCTTGATCTATTTGCTGATGTTAAACCAATATGGAAATCATCCTCTCAATTCTATGGCACTCCTTATATCTG GTGTATGCTGCACAACTTTGGAGGCAACATTGAAATGTATGGAGTGTTAGATGCAGTGGCTTCTGGTCCTATTGATGCCCGCACAAGTGAGAACTCAACAATG GTTGGTGTTGGAATGTGCATGGAAGGAATAGAACACAATCCAGTTGTCTATGAGCTGATGCCCGAAATGGCATTTAGAGGGGGTAATTTTCAACTTCAG GGATGGTTGAAATCCTATTCTCGTAGACGTTATGGTAAAGTGAATGATCAAATTGAAGCTGCTTGGGAGATCCTTTATCATACAATCTACAACTGTACTGATGGAATAGCT TTTCACAACACGGACTACATTGTGAAATTCCCTGACTGGGATCCCTCAGGGAAGACAGAAACTGGTATCTCAGGGACTGATATGTCCAATCAGAACGGGATGCAACAACTTGCTGGATTCCAGTGGAATAGACGGTTCCTTTTCTCTGAAAAAAGCTCCAGTCTACCAAAGCCTCACCTATGGTATTCTACTGAGGATGTCATCAAGGCATTAAAGCTATTCCTTGATGCAGGAAAAGAACTTTCGGGAAGCCTCACGTATAG ATATGATTTGGTGGATTTAACCAGACAATCACTTTCCAAGCTTGCAAACCAGGTTTACTTGGATGCAATATCTGCTTTACACCATGAGGATGTTAAAGCATTGAGTCTGCATAGTCAGAAATTCCTTCAACTTATCAAGGACATTGACAAGCTTCTAGCAGCTGATGATAATTTTCTACTTGGAACGTGGCTGGAGAGTGCCAAAAACTTGGCTATGAATTCTGATGAAATGAAGCAG tatgaGTGGAATGCAAGGACACAAATAACAATGTGGTATGACAACGGAAAGTACAATCAGAGTAAACTTCATGATTATG CAAACAAGTTTTGGAGTGGCTTATTAGAAGCATACTATCTTCCACGAGCATCGATGTATTTTAAGCTCCTGTCGAGAAGCTTGGAAGAAAAAGTGGACTTCAATTTGTTGGAATGGAGAAAGGAGTGGATAGCATATTCAAATAAGTGGCAAGAAAGTAAAGAGCTTTACCCTGTGAAGGCTAAAGGAGACCCCCTTGCTATTGCTACCGttctatatgaaaaatatttcagtTGA
- the LOC107032276 gene encoding cinnamoyl-CoA reductase 1-like isoform X1: MESKNIGEGKVVCVTGASGYIASWLVKLLLHRGYTVNATVRNLKDTSKVDHLLGLDGANERLHLFEAELLEEQSFDPAVDGCEGVFHTASPVFLTGKSKEELVDPAVKGTLNVLRSCAKSPSVRRVVITSSTASVICNKNMSTPGAVADETWYSDPEFCEERKDWYQLSKTLAEQAAWKFAKENGIDLVTLHPGLVIGPLLQPTLNFSCEAIVNVIKEGKEAWSGGIYRFVDVRDVANAHILAFEVLSANGRYCLVGANGYSSLVLKIVQKLYPSITLPKNFKDGLPLTPHFQVSSEKAKSLGVKFTCLELSVKDTIESLKEKNFLHI; encoded by the exons ATGGAAAGTAAGAATATTGGAGAAGGAAAGGTAGTATGTGTAACAGGGGCATCTGGTTACATAGCTTCATGGCTGGTCAAGTTGTTGCTACACCGTGGATATACTGTCAACGCCACTGTTCGCAATCTCA AGGATACAAGTAAAGTGGATCACTTGCTAGGCCTTGATGGAGCTAATGAGAGGCTGCATCTATTCGAAGCAGAGTTACTTGAAGAGCAATCGTTTGATCCTGCTGTTGATGGTTGTGAAGGTGTCTTTCATACAGCTTCACCTGTTTTTCTCACAGGGAAATCTAAG GAGGAACTTGTGGATCCTGCTGTGAAAGGAACGTTAAATGTCCTTCGTTCATGTGCCAAATCACCATCTGTCAGAAGAGTTGTGATAACTTCTTCTACTGCTTCTGttatatgcaataaaaatatgtcaaCCCCTGGTGCTGTGGCTGATGAGACTTGGTATTCAGATCCTGAATTCTGCGAGGAAAGAAAG GATTGGTATCAACTCTCCAAAACGCTGGCTGAGCAGGCTGCTTGGAAATTTGCAAAAGAGAATGGGATTGACTTGGTAACGCTCCATCCAGGTTTAGTCATTGGTCCACTTCTGCAGCCTACGCTCAATTTCTCTTGTGAGGCTATAGTGAACGTCATAAAAGAAG GAAAAGAGGCATGGTCTGGTGGAATATATAGATTTGTTGATGTTAGGGATGTTGCTAATGCACATATTCTAGCCTTTGAGGTTCTTTCAGCAAATGGAAGATATTGTTTAGTTGGGGCAAACGGATACTCTTCTTTGGTTTTGAAGATTGTTCAAAAGCTTTACCCTTCCATCACTCTCCCTAAGAA TTTCAAAGATGGATTGCCTCTTACCCCACACTTCCAAGTATCGAGTGAAAAAGCAAAAAGTTTAGGAGTCAAATTCACATGTCTTGAGTTGAGCGTGAAGGATACTATTGAAAGCTTGAAGGAAAAGAACTTCCTCCACATTTAA
- the LOC107032293 gene encoding ubiquitin-like protein 5 yields MIEVVLNDRLGKKVKVKCNEDDTIGDLKKLVAAQTGTRADKIRIQKWYNVYKDHITLKDYEIHDGMGLELYYN; encoded by the coding sequence ATGATCGAGGTAGTGTTGAACGATCGATTGGGGAAGAAAGTGAAGGTGAAGTGCAACGAAGATGATACGATTGGTGATTTGAAGAAGCTGGTTGCTGCACAGACTGGTACACGCGCCGATAAGATTCGTATTCAGAAGTGGTATAATGTGTACAAAGATCATATTACCCTCAAGGACTACGAAATTCATGATGGAATGGGCCTTGAACTCTACTATAACTAG